One region of Rana temporaria chromosome 9, aRanTem1.1, whole genome shotgun sequence genomic DNA includes:
- the C9H9orf116 gene encoding UPF0691 protein C9orf116 homolog → MADNPPPHISPEEGQETTYPQTSDFYRVEPDLPAKFNHPETWRPGYRTKPGNPLYRTTNQTYGSRPPTVHEMPTKFKGVSDKFSEAATKCGNYRNNGLNTHTEKSFVTGPDNLITFHDRLNFHRSYNISGPSQSA, encoded by the exons ATGGCTGACAATCCCCCTCCACACATCTCACCAGAAGAAGGGCAGGAGACAACCTACCCCCAAACCAGCGACTTTTATCGAGTGGAGCCTGACTTACCTGCCAAGTTTAATCACCCGGAGACATGGAGACCAGGATATAG AACCAAGCCTGGCAACCCTCTGTACAGGACCACAAATCAAACATATGGTAGTAGGCCACCTACTGTGCACGAGATGCCG ACAAAGTTTAAAGGAGTTTCTGACAAGTTTTCAGAAGCTGCTACAAAATGCGGCAATTATAGAAACAACGGACtcaacacacacacagagaaaagTTTTGTGACGGGACCAGACAATCTAATCACCTTCCATGACAGGCTGAATTTTCACCGGAGCTACAACATCAGTGGGCCATCACAATCAGCTTGA